Proteins encoded in a region of the Benincasa hispida cultivar B227 chromosome 2, ASM972705v1, whole genome shotgun sequence genome:
- the LOC120072127 gene encoding uncharacterized protein LOC120072127 yields the protein MAFGPLLDVDLVFNGQLFHYLLLKEVIDANPDVISFNILGKKVTFSQDDFNLITGLWPTKEIIERETSGERLRQLILGMKNPNDKDSSCKDVENAFEKFTFTNEEDAVKVALALFIEMVMIRKDKKIQFDLKTFGIVDDPEVFRHYDWSSAFFKHTLNSTKSIMRGKNKAHETKKAENAH from the coding sequence ATGGCCTTTGGTCCACTGTTGGACGTAGATCTTGTATTTAATGGGCAACTATTTCACTATCTTCTGTTGAAGGAGGTAATAGATGCAAACCCAGATGTTATATCATTTAACATATTGGGGAAGAAGGTAACATTCTCCCAAGACGATTTTAATCTGATAACTGGGTTGTGGCCGACCAAGGAAATTATAGAAAGAGAAACAAGCGGTGAAAGACTACGACAACTCATTCTTGGAATGAAGAACCCAAATGATAAGGATAGTTCTTGTAAGGACGTGGAGAATGCGTTTGAGAAGTTCACTTTTACAAACGAAGAAGATGCCGTCAAGGTTGCATTGGCATTGTTCATCGAAATGGTGATGATTAGAAAAGACaagaaaattcaatttgatttgaaGACATTTGGGATTGTTGATGACCCTGAAGTCTTTAGACATTATGACTGGTCGTCCGCCTTTTTCAAACATACCTTGAATAGCACGAAGTCTATCATGCGCGGGAAGAATAAGGCACATGAGACAAAGAAAGCAGAAAATGCTCATTAG
- the LOC120072128 gene encoding integrator complex subunit 5-like protein: MGWTSMLGSKKTLHSMNPILDNNERTCDGNNNDGNNDDGSNNERTHDDDNNNNNEGTPHDEQSKCISDQCVAVEHNTMEATIDERLELSIQLFNLRSHFNLDPTNVMESATKKEAIEMKKKNDLSKRQKRKKPTKFSPEDVKRGKKSHAGSDNPEELAGIDTPNVEKKITLFIARSL; encoded by the exons ATGGGTTGGACCAGCATGTTGGGGAGCAAGAAAACCCTCCATTCGATGAACCCCATATTG GATAACAATGAAAGGACTTGTGACGGTAATAATAATGATGGTAATAATGATGATGGTAGTAATAATGAACGGACTCacgatgatgataataataataataatgaaggaaCCCCCCACGATGAGCAGTCCAAATGTATCAGTGATCAATGTGTGGCTGTTGAGCACAATACGATGGAAGCAACAATTGATGAAAGACTTGAACTCTCCATACAATTGTTCAATCTGAGGAGCCACTTCAATTTGGATCCAACCAATGTTATGGAGAGTGCAACTAAAAAAGAAGCCATTGAAATGAAG AAGAAAAATGACCTTTCCAAGCGTCAAAAAAGGAAGAAACCAACCAAGTTTTCACCTGAGGATGTGAAAAGAGGGAAAAAGTCACATGCG GGTAGTGATAATCCAGAAGAGCTGGCAGGAATAGATACACCAAATGTAGAGAAGAAGATCACCCTTTTCATTGCACGATCGTTATGA